The sequence ACTATTATAGCTTATGTTAAACACATATCCAATTTTATTGGAAAAGAATGGAACGATGACCTCATCGAACGTTGTTGTCTTTCCGTCAATTCTAAATATGTTGCTTCTGTACTTGAATCCGATGAGGTGAGTTTCTCTCATAGTGGCTATCTATTCGGGTATTGGTGGGATGATGTAAAAAGTGAATATGGTTTTTTATGGTCAAAAAGGCATTTACATTTATGATTAGGTGAGCATAGAGAGTATCGCTAAAATTTAATACTTGTAAATCCAAACATCCACTATTTCCTCGCTTTGATTCCTCCAAAACGGGTAATCAATAATTATTACCTCACCATCATCAACAAATACATTGTCAGCTGCTGAAACAACCGGGAGTTCACTGGGGGTTCCAAAAAGGTCATCAGAATCAAATATTCTCAAAGTTGAGTCAACTCCCAATATGTATACTGAACTTCCATCTTCAGAAATGAAAACGTCTCTGGCAGTTGGAGCAACTTGTTCTCCTTCTTGGTTATCAAACCCTGACTTCCACAACAAAATTGTTTCACTACCGGTCAATACGAAATCAACCTCATCATTGGTCTTGAGCAAATCGGCACCCGCTCCAAAAACCCTATCAAATAATTCAGCTGAAAGCCTATTTCCCATTAAGTCGTATTGAAAGGTTGAAATGCCACTCCCGCTGAAAACAGCAAGTTCAATTTGATTAGCACTCGATTTGTTATATCCAATGAACTCTAACCCGTTACTAGAAAAATCAACCGAATTCAGTAGTGTAAGACTAGAACGATCGTAAGTATACAACCGATCTGTACCACCGACAAAAAGGAGGTTGTTAACCTTAAGAACTTGACCAGTGTAAAGGTCGAATTGGCCAGGCAACTCAATTGTATTTATTATATCCAAAGTTGTACCATCAACAACTAGGATTTTCCCGAAATCATCAACGATATAAAGTTCGAACCTGCCATTGTGAACACCATCGGATATAGCAAGCTTAGCCCTAAAATCTGTCCAAG is a genomic window of Flagellimonas sp. CMM7 containing:
- a CDS encoding fibronectin type III domain-containing protein; the protein is MKLNVITGLLVTILIVCACSSSSEEPIITNDPQGDETPQENPNEDIVLPSLGASEIMNIGAINIEASSSVIASGSSLISEKGFVWNTLPNPTISNNRLSLGQGIDSFSATIESLETDTTYYVRAYATNDGGTSYGEELTFQTLNGALVLSTQLLNVNIFHNSKDDLLYFMSYDRDSQGFAINPLKITVFNYKENQVIVEKEFDNITWTDFRAKLAISDGVHNGRFELYIVDDFGKILVVDGTTLDIINTIELPGQFDLYTGQVLKVNNLLFVGGTDRLYTYDRSSLTLLNSVDFSSNGLEFIGYNKSSANQIELAVFSGSGISTFQYDLMGNRLSAELFDRVFGAGADLLKTNDEVDFVLTGSETILLWKSGFDNQEGEQVAPTARDVFISEDGSSVYILGVDSTLRIFDSDDLFGTPSELPVVSAADNVFVDDGEVIIIDYPFWRNQSEEIVDVWIYKY